From Nicotiana tabacum cultivar K326 chromosome 22, ASM71507v2, whole genome shotgun sequence, one genomic window encodes:
- the LOC107788941 gene encoding uncharacterized protein LOC107788941 encodes MTMSSSSFLRQLSGKEGWKSTSRRWGGGTGNGGFQSCNWKQMEELNNMCGGGGNGYQNNGGGLVMRKRVMVVVDQSSHSKHAMMWALTHVTNKGDILTLLHIVPHSSNSKGSSSADSSSSAAHLASSLGSLCKACKPEVEVEALVIQGPKMATVISQVKKLEVSVLVLGQKKPSHLLTCLCGPSSEEEFVEQCINTLDCLTIGVRKQSKGMGGYLISTRWQKNFWLLA; translated from the exons ATGACAATGAGTTCAAGTTCTTTTCTGAGGCAACTAAGTGGGAAAGAAGGCTGGAAATCAACTTCAAGAAGATGGGGTGGTGGGACTGGAAATGGTGGATTTCAGAGCTGTAATTGGAAGCAAATGGAGGAGCTGAACAATATGTGTGGAGGAGGGGGAAATGGCTATCAAAATAATGGTGGGGGTTTAGTAATGAGGAAAAGAGTAATGGTTGTTGTGGATCAGAGTTCACATAGTAAACATGCTATGATGTGGGCACTTACACATGTTACTAATAAAGGAGATATTCTAACTCTGCTTCATATTGTTCCACATTCTTCTAATAGTAAGGGCTCTTCTTCAGCTGATTCATCTTCATCTGCTGCTCATCTTGCTAGCTCTCTTGGATCCCTTTGTAAGGCTTGTAAACCTGAA GTTGAGGTGGAAGCACTAGTAATACAAGGACCAAAGATGGCAACTGTAATTAGCCAAGTGAAGAAGCTGGAGGTCTCTGTGTTAGTCTTGGGTCAGAAAAAGCCCTCTCATCTACTTACCTG TCTGTGTGGGCCAAGCAGTGAAGAGGAATTTGTGGAACAATGCATCAACACATTGGATTGCTTGACAATAGGAGTAAGGAAGCAAAGCAAAGGCATGGGAGGATACCTTATCAGCACTAGATGGCAGAAGAATTTCTGGCTCTTGGCCTAG